A genome region from Chloroherpetonaceae bacterium includes the following:
- a CDS encoding ATP-binding cassette domain-containing protein, which translates to MISLREVSLQLAGKQIFERLSLDVGRGEFLYILGPSGAGKSSLLRLLYMDIFPSSGEVKVGEFSSRTIRKREIPFLRRNLGIVFQEFRLLEDRTVYENVAFVLEVTGVRPKEIPKKVSDALAEVGLSQKRHEMPQNLSGGEQQRVAIARAIVREPFVLLADEPTGNLDPEVSLEIMQLLRRISFKGITTIVVTHDYHIAEKLPARTLFVKDGKIEEIHTFPKAAPK; encoded by the coding sequence ATGATTTCACTGCGAGAGGTGTCGCTGCAACTAGCAGGCAAGCAAATTTTTGAGCGTCTGTCGCTGGATGTAGGGCGTGGGGAGTTTCTTTACATCTTAGGGCCTAGCGGCGCAGGCAAAAGTTCACTGCTACGCTTGCTCTATATGGATATTTTCCCAAGCAGCGGCGAAGTCAAAGTCGGTGAGTTTTCCTCGCGCACCATTCGCAAGCGAGAGATTCCTTTTCTGAGGCGCAACTTGGGGATTGTGTTTCAGGAATTTCGGTTGCTAGAAGACCGTACGGTATATGAAAACGTAGCCTTCGTGCTGGAAGTAACAGGTGTTCGACCAAAAGAGATTCCAAAGAAGGTCAGTGATGCACTGGCAGAAGTCGGACTGAGTCAGAAGCGTCATGAAATGCCCCAAAATCTGTCGGGTGGCGAGCAGCAGCGCGTCGCCATTGCGCGCGCCATCGTGCGCGAACCATTTGTGCTCTTAGCCGATGAGCCGACTGGCAATTTAGACCCCGAAGTCTCGCTGGAAATTATGCAACTTCTTCGGCGCATTAGCTTCAAAGGAATTACAACCATTGTCGTAACGCATGACTATCACATCGCTGAAAAACTGCCAGCCAGAACGCTGTTTGTCAAAGACGGCAAAATTGAGGAAATCCATACTTTTCCGAAGGCAGCGCCGAAATAA
- a CDS encoding DUF1800 domain-containing protein, translating into MHTKKVISRLALLVLSAVTLCCTALPTVSERSSSGALSVSPYYRTTLKLPYREAGLSDREAAAHLLDRFAFGARPGEVDAVVQMGVEKWLEQQLEARQKSTKLDEKLAQFPALAMSNAEILNTYPNPGLLLAQAYREGLISQRDTANRAELRRKILGLYRKEGVRPQRELLDILRTQKILRAVYSENQLEEVLTDFWFNHFNVSITDNRARAFVLSYERDAIRPNALGKFRTLLGATAKHPAMLLYLDNAQSTAAEGASTTLSQQMRQSPLFAHRRQRAMVERKAEMKAMQDKLPDAVQRRFPKRGINENYARELMELHTLGVEGGYTQKDVVEVARAFTGWTVAPRGKRAEPFHTRIEQAKALGFLEEGDFLFRPDMHDAGEKVILGTVFPAGGGKEEGERVLDILASHPSTARFISTKLARRFVSDSPPKSLIEKLTKAFLETDGDIRAMVRTMAESPEFWSKEARRAKIKSPFELTVSALRAIGAEVEHTRDLARWIERQGQPLYACQAPTGYPDSAAAWVNAGALLNRMNFGLQLALGRIQGISFDLLALNGYHEPESLEDALRAYAARLLPERDHSETIRRLLPLLQQPDFAEQLSKVVPNMPMPRFERNGMKWRDETVVQDWISEETDESQIAPAESGENRPTASAVAKVVGLILGSPEFQRR; encoded by the coding sequence ATGCACACTAAAAAAGTAATAAGCAGGTTGGCACTGCTTGTGCTCAGTGCCGTTACGCTATGCTGCACTGCGCTGCCGACGGTATCTGAACGCAGTTCGTCTGGTGCACTGAGCGTTTCGCCGTATTACCGCACGACTCTAAAACTGCCATACCGAGAAGCTGGGCTTTCAGACCGAGAAGCGGCTGCCCATCTCTTAGATCGCTTTGCATTTGGTGCACGCCCAGGTGAAGTCGATGCAGTCGTACAAATGGGCGTGGAAAAGTGGTTGGAGCAGCAATTAGAGGCAAGGCAGAAAAGCACAAAGTTAGACGAAAAATTAGCCCAATTTCCTGCGCTCGCAATGAGCAATGCTGAGATTCTGAACACTTATCCTAACCCGGGGCTGCTCCTTGCCCAAGCTTACCGTGAAGGCTTGATTTCTCAAAGGGATACGGCAAATCGAGCTGAGCTGCGCCGAAAGATATTAGGGCTGTATCGCAAAGAGGGCGTGCGCCCGCAGCGAGAACTCTTGGACATATTGCGCACGCAAAAGATTCTGCGCGCCGTCTACAGCGAAAATCAGCTCGAGGAAGTGCTCACAGACTTTTGGTTCAATCACTTCAATGTGTCCATCACAGATAACAGAGCAAGGGCATTTGTGCTGAGCTACGAGCGTGATGCGATTCGACCCAATGCCTTAGGAAAGTTTCGCACACTCTTAGGCGCGACGGCTAAACACCCTGCTATGCTGCTCTACTTGGATAACGCGCAGTCAACTGCTGCAGAAGGCGCGTCCACGACACTTTCACAACAGATGCGGCAAAGCCCACTCTTTGCACATCGGCGGCAACGAGCGATGGTAGAACGAAAAGCAGAAATGAAAGCCATGCAAGACAAGCTGCCAGATGCTGTGCAGAGACGCTTCCCAAAACGTGGCATCAATGAAAACTATGCACGAGAGCTGATGGAACTCCACACGCTTGGTGTGGAAGGAGGGTACACGCAAAAAGACGTGGTGGAAGTGGCGCGTGCTTTTACGGGCTGGACAGTTGCGCCACGAGGTAAGCGTGCTGAACCGTTTCACACGCGTATTGAGCAAGCAAAAGCACTGGGTTTCCTCGAAGAAGGTGACTTCCTTTTCCGACCTGATATGCACGATGCGGGCGAAAAAGTGATTTTAGGCACAGTCTTCCCAGCAGGTGGTGGCAAAGAAGAAGGCGAAAGAGTGCTTGATATACTGGCGTCGCATCCCTCAACTGCTCGCTTTATCTCAACTAAGCTGGCAAGGCGGTTCGTTTCAGACTCGCCGCCCAAGTCGCTCATTGAGAAACTGACAAAGGCTTTTCTTGAAACTGATGGTGATATACGGGCAATGGTGCGCACGATGGCTGAATCACCAGAGTTTTGGAGCAAAGAAGCGCGCCGTGCAAAAATCAAATCCCCCTTTGAGCTGACGGTCAGTGCTTTGCGCGCAATCGGCGCAGAAGTCGAACACACACGCGACCTTGCACGGTGGATTGAACGGCAAGGACAACCTCTTTATGCCTGCCAAGCCCCAACAGGCTACCCCGACAGTGCAGCCGCATGGGTCAATGCAGGGGCACTGCTAAATCGAATGAATTTTGGCTTGCAATTAGCGTTAGGCAGAATTCAGGGCATCTCATTCGACCTCTTAGCACTCAATGGCTACCATGAGCCAGAATCGCTGGAGGACGCACTGCGGGCTTACGCTGCACGGCTTCTGCCAGAACGCGACCATAGTGAGACGATTCGGCGGCTTCTACCACTTTTGCAGCAGCCCGACTTTGCGGAACAACTCTCCAAGGTAGTGCCTAATATGCCCATGCCGCGCTTTGAGCGAAACGGTATGAAGTGGCGCGATGAAACCGTAGTTCAGGACTGGATAAGTGAGGAAACCGATGAGAGCCAGATCGCACCAGCGGAAAGCGGCGAAAACCGTCCAACAGCCAGTGCAGTAGCAAAAGTAGTGGGGCTCATCTTAGGCTCGCCTGAATTTCAACGGCGGTAG